A genomic stretch from Corynebacterium sp. 21KM1197 includes:
- a CDS encoding threonine/serine ThrE exporter family protein — MNQHEMGVRADAVLRLGMLLMGAGASGYRVIRGMKRAARAVGFAGLDAVVTITTITCTFHEESEFRTVVAHQPHVEVDASRIEALESLAHRVRPPMSARELNAELDAIEAGVRKRWGPWLLALAAACACAGCAALNGFGPVEVAVVALAAAAGQAVRGWLGHRGVQMIAGVAAGGAVACAVYAAVAPLAGAAEAGFVASVLFLVPGFPLFSALIDLARCDIAAGVARLTYAMTIMASAAFAVTAMSWAVGLSPQGWAAPHPGYPVVIPASAVGIAGFALLFNSSRRMALVAASIGTVGNALRWVLIDASLTPFIATCLGALAVGLLGFAVVRLARIPRVTTTVPAVVVMIPGPAMYRALHGMAVGDMDAVVSHTATAAMTVLSIGAGLVLARLLTDRDWALGRPIDFSRYR, encoded by the coding sequence ATGAATCAGCACGAGATGGGGGTGCGCGCGGACGCGGTGCTGCGCCTGGGCATGTTGCTCATGGGTGCGGGCGCGAGCGGCTACCGCGTGATCCGGGGCATGAAGCGCGCCGCGCGCGCCGTGGGCTTTGCGGGCCTGGACGCGGTGGTGACCATCACCACCATCACCTGCACCTTTCATGAGGAATCGGAGTTTCGCACGGTGGTGGCGCACCAGCCGCACGTGGAGGTGGACGCCTCCCGGATCGAGGCCCTGGAAAGCCTGGCGCACCGCGTGCGCCCGCCCATGAGCGCACGGGAGTTGAACGCGGAGTTAGACGCGATCGAGGCCGGGGTGCGCAAGCGATGGGGGCCGTGGCTGCTGGCCCTGGCGGCGGCCTGCGCCTGTGCGGGGTGCGCGGCGCTCAACGGCTTTGGCCCGGTGGAGGTGGCCGTGGTGGCGCTGGCGGCTGCGGCGGGGCAGGCGGTGCGTGGTTGGCTGGGGCATCGGGGCGTGCAGATGATCGCGGGGGTGGCCGCCGGGGGAGCGGTGGCCTGCGCGGTCTATGCGGCCGTGGCTCCGTTAGCGGGCGCGGCGGAGGCCGGGTTCGTGGCCTCGGTGCTATTCCTGGTACCGGGTTTTCCGCTCTTTTCCGCCCTGATTGATCTGGCGCGCTGCGATATTGCCGCCGGGGTAGCGCGCCTGACCTATGCGATGACCATCATGGCCTCGGCGGCCTTCGCGGTGACGGCGATGAGTTGGGCGGTGGGGCTGAGCCCCCAGGGCTGGGCGGCACCACACCCCGGTTACCCGGTGGTGATTCCGGCGAGCGCGGTGGGGATCGCGGGCTTTGCCCTGCTTTTTAATTCCTCGCGCAGGATGGCGCTGGTGGCGGCGTCGATAGGCACGGTGGGCAACGCGCTGCGCTGGGTGCTTATCGACGCCTCCCTCACCCCCTTCATCGCCACCTGTCTGGGTGCGCTGGCGGTGGGGCTGCTGGGGTTTGCGGTGGTGCGGCTGGCGAGGATTCCTCGGGTAACCACCACGGTTCCGGCGGTGGTGGTGATGATTCCGGGGCCCGCGATGTATCGCGCCCTGCACGGCATGGCGGTGGGGGATATGGACGCGGTGGTTTCCCATACCGCCACGGCGGCGATGACGGTGCTCTCCATCGGTGCGGGGCTAGTGCTGGCGCGGTTGCTCACGGATCGGGATTGGGCGTTGGGTCGCCCGATTGATTTCTCCCGGTATCGCTAG
- a CDS encoding metal-sensitive transcriptional regulator, with the protein MSTQHGYSEDKAAYLTRLKRIEGQVRGLQRMIEEDTYCIDVVTQISAATAALHNLSVALMSDHLHHCVASAIEEGAGGGEKIDEAMKAIQRMVKS; encoded by the coding sequence ATGAGCACCCAGCACGGCTATAGCGAGGACAAGGCCGCCTACCTCACCCGCCTCAAACGCATCGAGGGCCAAGTGCGCGGGCTCCAGCGCATGATCGAGGAGGACACCTACTGCATCGACGTGGTCACTCAGATCAGCGCCGCCACCGCCGCCCTGCACAACCTCTCCGTGGCCCTCATGTCCGATCACCTCCATCACTGCGTGGCCTCAGCCATCGAGGAGGGTGCAGGCGGCGGCGAGAAGATCGACGAGGCCATGAAGGCCATTCAGCGCATGGTGAAGTCCTAG
- a CDS encoding GNAT family N-acetyltransferase, whose product MSNAITHEAQNHRYVLSVEGEEAGFAEYVPQGEGVLNFNHTVVHEAFQGKGLSKVLVRGALDDVRAEGKKIVATCSAVQHFISRNPEYAELEA is encoded by the coding sequence ATGAGTAACGCAATCACCCATGAAGCCCAGAATCACCGCTACGTCCTCTCCGTGGAGGGGGAGGAAGCCGGTTTCGCCGAGTACGTCCCGCAGGGGGAGGGCGTGCTGAACTTCAATCACACCGTGGTACACGAGGCCTTCCAGGGCAAGGGCCTGTCCAAGGTACTGGTACGCGGTGCCCTCGATGATGTCCGCGCGGAGGGCAAGAAGATCGTGGCCACCTGCTCGGCGGTGCAGCACTTCATCAGCCGCAACCCCGAGTACGCCGAGCTGGAGGCCTAA
- the epsC gene encoding serine O-acetyltransferase EpsC has product MSGLLAMLREDLANAREHDPAARGDLENAVVYSGLHAIWAHRVAHRLWLRGRKGPARILAQLARFLTGVEIHPGATIGRRFFIDHGMGIVIGETAEIGDGVMLYHGVTLGGQVLTQTKRHPTIEDNVTIGAGAKVLGPITIGEGSAVGANAVVTKDVPAHHIAVGIPATYRPRGNHERTKLVDPDFYVI; this is encoded by the coding sequence GACCTGGCCAATGCACGAGAACACGACCCCGCCGCGCGCGGCGACCTGGAAAACGCGGTGGTGTACTCCGGGCTGCACGCCATCTGGGCGCACCGCGTGGCCCATCGCCTATGGCTGCGGGGCAGAAAGGGACCCGCGCGGATCCTCGCGCAGTTAGCCCGCTTCCTCACCGGCGTGGAGATCCACCCCGGGGCCACCATCGGGCGCAGGTTCTTTATCGATCACGGCATGGGCATCGTGATCGGAGAGACCGCCGAGATCGGCGACGGCGTGATGCTCTACCACGGCGTGACCCTGGGTGGGCAGGTGCTCACCCAGACCAAGCGGCACCCCACCATCGAGGACAACGTGACCATCGGCGCCGGGGCCAAGGTGCTGGGGCCCATCACCATCGGCGAGGGCAGCGCCGTGGGGGCCAACGCCGTGGTGACCAAGGACGTCCCCGCCCACCACATCGCAGTGGGAATCCCCGCCACCTACCGCCCCCGGGGTAACCACGAGCGCACCAAACTCGTGGACCCGGACTTCTACGTGATTTAA